Within the Candidatus Zixiibacteriota bacterium genome, the region ACTTCGAAACCGACTTGGCCGTGCTCAAAATCGCGGAAACCAACCTGCCCTTTCTCCAACTTGGCAACTCCGATGACGTCCGCCAGGGCCAGCTGGTGCTCGCCTTCGGTTCACCGCTCGGCCTGGACAACTCCGTCACCATGGGGGTCGTCAGCGCCGTCGCCAGGCAGTTGCGCCCCGAAAGCCCGATGATCTACATTCAGACCGACGCCTCAATTAATCCCGGTAACTCCGGTGGGCCGCTGGTGAATTCCCGCGGTGAAGTGATCGGCATCAACACCTCGATTCTCTCGCAATCGGGTGGCGCTGAGGGAATTGGCTTTGCCGCTCCGAGCAATATTGTGCGTGCAGTCTATACCCAAATCAGAGACCGGGGCCGCGTGCGCCGCGGCGAAATCGGTGTCAATGCCCAGACTATCACGGCGGCGATGGCGGCCGCGCTCGAGTTGCCGCACAGTCCCGGAGTCATCCTGGCCGATGTTTACCCCGACTCGCCCGCCGAGTCTGCCGGCCTGCAAGTCGGCGATGTTGTCCTTTCTCTCGACGGCAAGACCATGGAGAATGGCCGCCAATTCACGGTTAACCTTTACGGTAAGGCTGAAGGCGCACTCGTCGATGTCGTCGTCCTCCGCGGCGTCGACACGATTTCTGTCCGCGTTCCCGTAGTCGAGCGACAGGACTACCAAGACTTGTTGTTCAATTTGGTGACGCCCGAGCGCAACCTGATCGCACCGCTCGGCATTCTCGGCCTCGACTTGAATCCCGAGTTGG harbors:
- a CDS encoding trypsin-like peptidase domain-containing protein, yielding MRQLLPIIAASILLFSCGLRAQPQPDELDRLSSSLRTLADRTTPAVVGILATGYVPGAGGLWSEEGLLTRQQAGGSGVVLSADGYIVTNAHVIEGAQRIQVLLASGSGGTGRSIVRPRGRVVGAQVVGIDFETDLAVLKIAETNLPFLQLGNSDDVRQGQLVLAFGSPLGLDNSVTMGVVSAVARQLRPESPMIYIQTDASINPGNSGGPLVNSRGEVIGINTSILSQSGGAEGIGFAAPSNIVRAVYTQIRDRGRVRRGEIGVNAQTITAAMAAALELPHSPGVILADVYPDSPAESAGLQVGDVVLSLDGKTMENGRQFTVNLYGKAEGALVDVVVLRGVDTISVRVPVVERQDYQDLLFNLVTPERNLIAPLGILGLDLNPELEQYVGKPRYETGIVVAARSRSSLMWEQTIQPGDIIYAVNRERVESLEQLRALLAKLTANQVVLQVERRGQLFYIPMETR